The Streptococcus mitis genome has a segment encoding these proteins:
- a CDS encoding Ig-like domain-containing protein has protein sequence MKGKQQQDFRVEKYIRYGIRKYSFGAASVAIAAGLMFLGNGAVSATEVQGAEASVAATTAPANQADSNKDKEAVKSETKVAEAKPEVKVQEAKKANKAALEANVATLEMKLASAKNADASVVNSAKEVLATAKATLSNPEASQLDVNTLADKLSALGQAVAESDAMGQQKKLEAEKAAAKAEAEKKATPAEKSLSEAKAALDKASSEAEVTNKLATAELSKKEVKEENKAAVEAAVAKNQAVLAETKSLLAEKSVTKEQVEAQLARLNESILAVYNELKNAGIGRDGKFSVNLADVADTVTTPPLSEEEQINHWKKYADKNTERLTKQIKWFDIANPKAKIENLGPDGKLQVGTKFTQEISPGYVVTLTVTKLAPFNSTDEYKKRGGAGYDANAVNEYKNGDPAELKVVNQGSYSVAKTNGMDTKGKTVIQSVKDGANVGVEFSVRATLNGTEVPANVVFLTGEEAGSSEAEIYTTDGDGFELVSELSNSTVKNQETARSYTAVTYEKRTLASAGHGQDYAGGQLGLSHSIEGSGKQAFEKFKADKAAGFFNTTITSDTVIAMKAEDGKYHTDGLGTQVFGPVSTHRQSGFSTPLVMTRNAKNVGMYILAAGQQGSMLGFMVLDEGDAPASYGRVAHSISKSDGQKQPYLGSVPADVDVRTTPIKGASAFIYDDVNGIGAADEGARQLMGDDVAPNDNYKLKKVNDGTYSMTFDAHLDGEAKAYVNGWIDFNNNGKFDEDEAAGVTEVTADGKVTLTWTTTVQNVDTSVSKLATRLRIALDKADVKAPTGIAYSGEVEDFQIQQTIPPRGTKRETTDVQGATQTSTVAFSAYGQKNYDFDKDNAIDTTVKSQIVKPDGTLVTDADLVDGYYVVPGQGKYKITDNGANVDVEFIPEANFVGTADGITIRRTDINGNTTGWGNEGRQIVGGTGEAKDQLELVSEQVQLTGLATKGSMDGRYIPTVTPKQIVGTPEESTDIQGKPQTKTPKFSIDVDKDGDGTAPDAVTPSAQYPAKLVDPATGKPTDETTVTVKGEGTYTIDPTTGAVTFTPEPQFTGTAKGIDVSLTAPVGQDKNGQPVTATATAKYTPTVTPVKPTAAPATSTGVQGETQTGKPTFTEGNTEVPIKEGSVKLLNPDGTEANGPVDALDPSGKKVGEYTVDPTTGVVTFTPIDKSYTGPVQPAKVQAEDKNGTKVSTTYTPNIVGVTPTATPDTTEDVQGKTQESPVSFEAGKTTIAGEEKTVEIDPSTYTLLGEDGQPATEVPAKDPEGNVIGKYTLKTVDGKAVAVFEPTDKTYSGEVQPVRVQAKDKNGTAVETTYTPKITPVVPTAEPATSEAIQGETQKGTPTFAPGNTIAPIKENSYKLLDKEGNEVPAGQTTPAYAEDGVTPVGTYSIDPATGEVTFTPTDKSYTGNVTPADVQAEDANGTKVSTTYTPSIVPVTPTAEPAKTVDVQGATQTGKPVFQGGTAMVNGEEKTVEIDDTVPAKLVDPKTGEQVDSVTVEGEGTYTVAPDGTVTFKPEPQFTGVAKGVEVVRQDKNGTPAKATYTPEVKPVTPTGTDAVTENIQGSTQTGKPEFKGGTVTIDGKEKTVEINEDKPAKLVDPKTGDPVDSVTIEGEGTYTVAPDGTVTFTPEKNFTGKATGVTVQREDKNGTPVTAKYTPVVKKATPTGTDAVTEDIQGSTQTGKPTFEGGKVTVNGEEKTVEIDEDKPAKLVDPKTGDPVDSVTIEGEGTYTVAPDGTVTFTPEKNFTGKATGVTVQREDKNGTPVTAKYTPVVKKATPTGTDAVTEDIQGSTQTGKPTFEGGKVTVNGEEKTVEIDEDKPAKLVDPKTGDPVDSVTIEGEGTYTVAPDGTVTFTPEKNFTGKATGVTVQREDKNGTPVTAKYTPVVKKATPTGTDAVTEDVQGSTQTGKPTFEGGKVTVNGEEKTVEIDEDKPAKLVDPKTGDPVDSVTIEGEGTYTVAPDGTVTFTPEKNFTGKGTGVTVQREDKNGTPVKVTYTPVVKPATPTSSDVITTNVQGATQSGTPTFEGGKVTVNGEEKTVEIDETVKPTFDDGTTEKKVPGEGTYTIDENGTVTFTPEKNFTGQATGVTVKRVDKNGTPITAKYTPVVVPVTPTSKDSESEGPKGQTQSGTPTFEGGKVTINGKEVPVEIDETVKPTFEDGTTEKNVPGEGTYTIDENGKVTFTPEKDFVGKASGVTVKRVDKNGTPVTAKYTPTVRPDTSFVDKDGNPLSPTEDGTKPTKDIPGYKIVKTEIDEKGNTKHIYEKVTTSFKDKEGNEIPGNPSEDGEQPKKDIPGYRFVETKKLPNGDTEHVYEKVKTSFKDKEGNEIPGNPSEDGEQPKKDIPGYRFVETKKLPNGDTEHVYEKVKTSFKDKEGNEIPGNPSEDGEQPKKDIPGYRFVETKKLPNGDTEHVYEKVKTSFKDKEGNEIPGNPSEDGEQPKKDIPGYRFVETKKLPNGDTEHVYEKVKTSFKDKEGNEIPGNPSEDGEQPKKDIPGYRFVETKKLPNGDTEHVYEKVKTSFKDKEGNEIPGNPSEDGEQPKKDIPGYRFVETKKLPNGDTEHVYEKVKTSFKDKEGNEIPGNPSEDGEQPKKDIPGYRFVETKKLPNGDTEHVYEKVKTSFKDKEGNEIPGNPSEDGEQPKKDIPGYRFVETKKLPNGDVEHVYEKVKTSHKDKDGKEIPNYPTEDGEQPKKDIPGYRFVETKKLPNGDVEHVYEKVKTSFKDKDGNEIPNYPTEDGEQPKKDIPGYRFVETKKLPNGDTVHVYEKIIPSVKPEPAKPSKPAPAKSAKELPNTGTEDHSSLAALGLLGVLSGFGLVARKKKED, from the coding sequence ATGAAAGGCAAGCAACAACAAGATTTTAGAGTAGAAAAGTACATCCGTTATGGTATCCGGAAATATAGCTTTGGAGCAGCATCAGTAGCAATTGCAGCTGGTTTGATGTTCCTTGGAAATGGTGCGGTATCAGCAACGGAAGTTCAAGGTGCAGAAGCATCAGTAGCTGCAACTACTGCCCCAGCAAATCAAGCGGATTCTAATAAAGACAAGGAAGCCGTTAAGTCAGAAACTAAAGTAGCGGAAGCTAAACCTGAAGTTAAAGTACAGGAAGCTAAGAAAGCAAATAAAGCAGCTCTTGAAGCGAATGTTGCTACTTTAGAGATGAAATTAGCATCTGCTAAAAATGCAGATGCGTCTGTAGTAAACTCAGCTAAGGAAGTTTTAGCTACAGCTAAAGCAACACTTTCAAATCCAGAAGCAAGTCAATTGGATGTGAATACTTTAGCTGACAAACTTTCAGCATTGGGTCAAGCTGTAGCTGAATCAGATGCTATGGGTCAACAGAAAAAATTAGAAGCTGAAAAAGCAGCTGCTAAAGCTGAAGCTGAAAAGAAAGCTACTCCAGCAGAAAAATCTCTTTCAGAAGCTAAAGCAGCACTTGACAAAGCTTCATCTGAAGCAGAAGTGACTAATAAATTAGCAACTGCTGAACTTTCTAAAAAGGAAGTGAAGGAAGAAAACAAAGCGGCTGTTGAAGCGGCAGTAGCTAAAAACCAAGCAGTTCTTGCTGAAACAAAATCTCTTTTAGCTGAAAAGAGCGTAACCAAAGAGCAAGTAGAAGCACAACTTGCACGCTTGAATGAGTCAATCCTTGCAGTTTACAACGAGTTGAAAAATGCAGGTATTGGTCGCGATGGCAAGTTTTCTGTCAACTTAGCAGATGTTGCCGATACAGTTACGACTCCACCGCTTTCAGAAGAAGAGCAAATCAACCACTGGAAGAAGTATGCAGATAAGAACACAGAACGTCTGACAAAACAAATCAAGTGGTTTGACATTGCAAATCCGAAAGCGAAAATTGAAAATCTTGGCCCAGATGGTAAACTTCAAGTAGGTACTAAGTTTACACAAGAAATTTCTCCAGGCTATGTTGTAACCTTAACAGTTACTAAATTAGCGCCATTCAACTCAACTGATGAGTACAAAAAACGTGGTGGAGCAGGTTATGATGCAAATGCTGTCAATGAGTATAAAAATGGGGATCCAGCAGAATTAAAAGTAGTAAACCAAGGAAGTTACTCTGTTGCGAAAACAAACGGGATGGATACTAAAGGTAAAACAGTTATTCAATCTGTTAAAGATGGAGCCAACGTAGGGGTTGAATTCTCAGTTAGAGCTACTTTGAATGGTACAGAAGTTCCAGCCAACGTTGTATTTTTAACAGGGGAAGAAGCTGGTTCATCTGAAGCTGAAATTTATACAACAGATGGTGATGGATTTGAATTGGTTTCTGAGTTGTCAAACTCAACTGTAAAAAATCAAGAAACAGCTCGTTCATATACTGCGGTAACTTATGAGAAAAGAACATTAGCTTCAGCAGGACATGGTCAAGACTACGCTGGTGGACAACTTGGTTTGTCACATTCAATTGAAGGTTCAGGGAAACAAGCCTTTGAAAAATTCAAAGCGGACAAAGCTGCAGGATTCTTTAACACAACAATCACATCAGATACTGTTATTGCGATGAAAGCAGAAGATGGCAAATACCATACAGATGGATTAGGGACACAAGTTTTTGGACCAGTTTCAACTCACCGCCAATCAGGATTCTCTACTCCATTAGTAATGACGCGTAATGCCAAAAATGTTGGTATGTACATCTTAGCTGCGGGTCAACAAGGTTCTATGCTTGGATTTATGGTTCTAGACGAAGGGGATGCTCCTGCATCATACGGACGTGTAGCCCACTCTATTTCTAAATCTGATGGACAAAAACAACCATACCTAGGATCTGTTCCAGCTGACGTTGACGTTCGTACAACTCCAATTAAAGGTGCAAGTGCTTTTATCTACGATGACGTTAATGGTATCGGTGCTGCGGATGAAGGCGCTCGTCAATTGATGGGTGATGATGTTGCTCCAAATGACAACTATAAGTTGAAAAAAGTTAACGATGGAACTTACTCAATGACTTTCGATGCCCACCTAGACGGAGAAGCTAAAGCTTACGTTAACGGTTGGATTGACTTTAACAACAATGGTAAATTCGATGAAGATGAAGCCGCTGGTGTGACAGAAGTGACTGCTGATGGTAAGGTTACCCTTACTTGGACAACCACAGTTCAAAACGTGGATACTAGTGTGTCAAAATTAGCTACACGTCTTCGTATTGCTTTAGATAAAGCAGATGTCAAGGCCCCTACTGGTATTGCCTACTCAGGTGAAGTAGAAGATTTCCAAATCCAACAAACAATTCCACCACGTGGAACTAAGAGAGAAACAACAGATGTACAAGGTGCTACTCAAACATCTACTGTAGCATTCAGCGCATACGGTCAAAAGAACTATGATTTTGATAAAGACAATGCTATTGATACAACTGTCAAGTCACAAATCGTTAAACCAGATGGTACATTAGTAACAGATGCTGACCTAGTTGATGGATACTACGTTGTACCAGGGCAAGGTAAATACAAGATTACTGATAACGGTGCAAATGTAGATGTAGAATTTATCCCAGAAGCAAACTTTGTAGGTACAGCAGATGGTATTACGATTCGTCGTACAGATATCAATGGTAACACTACTGGTTGGGGTAATGAAGGTCGCCAAATCGTCGGTGGTACAGGTGAAGCTAAAGACCAACTAGAATTAGTAAGTGAACAAGTTCAATTAACTGGCTTAGCAACTAAAGGATCTATGGATGGTCGTTACATTCCAACTGTAACTCCAAAACAAATCGTTGGAACACCTGAAGAATCAACAGATATCCAAGGTAAACCACAAACGAAAACACCTAAATTCTCAATTGACGTAGATAAAGATGGTGATGGAACTGCGCCAGATGCAGTAACACCAAGTGCACAATATCCAGCTAAGTTAGTAGATCCAGCAACTGGAAAACCAACTGATGAAACAACTGTAACTGTAAAAGGTGAAGGAACTTATACAATCGATCCAACAACTGGAGCGGTAACATTTACTCCAGAACCACAATTTACAGGAACTGCTAAAGGTATTGATGTATCATTAACAGCACCAGTAGGTCAAGACAAAAATGGTCAACCTGTAACAGCAACAGCTACTGCAAAATACACTCCAACTGTAACACCTGTTAAACCAACAGCAGCTCCAGCAACTTCAACAGGAGTACAAGGTGAAACTCAAACAGGTAAACCAACATTTACAGAAGGAAATACAGAAGTACCTATTAAAGAGGGTTCTGTAAAATTATTAAATCCAGATGGAACAGAAGCAAATGGACCAGTAGATGCTCTAGACCCAAGTGGTAAAAAAGTTGGGGAATACACTGTAGATCCAACAACAGGTGTAGTAACCTTCACACCAATAGACAAATCTTACACAGGACCAGTACAACCAGCTAAAGTTCAAGCTGAAGATAAGAATGGAACAAAAGTTTCTACAACTTACACTCCAAACATCGTAGGAGTAACACCAACAGCAACACCAGATACAACTGAAGATGTTCAAGGTAAGACTCAAGAAAGTCCAGTTTCATTTGAAGCAGGAAAAACTACAATTGCTGGAGAAGAAAAAACTGTAGAAATCGATCCATCTACTTACACACTTCTAGGTGAAGATGGACAACCAGCTACTGAAGTACCAGCTAAAGATCCAGAAGGAAACGTAATTGGTAAGTACACTCTTAAAACTGTAGATGGAAAAGCTGTTGCAGTATTCGAACCAACAGATAAGACATATTCAGGTGAAGTACAACCAGTACGCGTTCAAGCTAAAGATAAGAATGGTACAGCTGTAGAAACAACTTACACACCGAAGATTACTCCGGTAGTTCCAACAGCAGAACCAGCTACATCAGAAGCTATCCAAGGTGAAACTCAAAAAGGAACTCCAACATTCGCTCCTGGAAACACTATTGCTCCAATCAAAGAGAACTCTTACAAGCTTCTTGATAAAGAAGGAAATGAAGTTCCAGCTGGTCAAACAACTCCAGCATATGCTGAGGACGGAGTAACTCCAGTAGGTACTTACTCAATTGATCCAGCAACAGGTGAAGTAACCTTCACACCAACAGATAAATCTTACACAGGTAATGTTACACCTGCTGATGTTCAAGCAGAGGACGCAAATGGAACAAAAGTTTCTACAACTTATACTCCATCTATCGTACCTGTAACACCAACAGCAGAACCAGCTAAAACTGTAGATGTTCAAGGTGCAACTCAAACAGGCAAACCAGTATTCCAAGGTGGAACAGCTATGGTTAACGGTGAAGAGAAAACTGTTGAAATCGACGATACAGTGCCAGCTAAATTGGTAGATCCAAAAACTGGAGAACAAGTTGATTCAGTCACTGTAGAAGGTGAAGGAACATACACAGTGGCTCCAGATGGAACAGTAACATTCAAGCCAGAACCACAATTTACAGGAGTAGCCAAAGGTGTTGAAGTAGTTCGTCAAGATAAGAACGGCACACCAGCTAAAGCTACATACACACCGGAAGTTAAACCAGTAACACCAACAGGAACAGATGCTGTAACTGAAAATATTCAAGGTTCAACTCAAACAGGTAAACCTGAATTCAAGGGTGGAACAGTAACAATCGACGGTAAAGAGAAAACTGTTGAAATCAATGAAGATAAACCAGCTAAATTGGTAGATCCAAAAACAGGAGATCCAGTTGATTCAGTCACTATCGAAGGTGAAGGAACATACACAGTAGCTCCAGATGGAACAGTAACCTTCACACCAGAAAAGAACTTCACAGGTAAAGCTACAGGTGTTACAGTTCAACGCGAAGATAAGAACGGTACCCCAGTAACAGCTAAATACACACCAGTTGTTAAGAAAGCAACACCAACAGGAACAGATGCTGTAACTGAAGATATCCAAGGTTCAACTCAAACAGGTAAACCAACATTTGAAGGTGGAAAAGTTACTGTAAATGGTGAAGAAAAAACTGTTGAAATTGATGAAGATAAACCAGCTAAATTGGTAGATCCGAAAACAGGAGATCCAGTTGATTCAGTCACTATCGAAGGTGAAGGAACATACACAGTAGCTCCAGATGGAACAGTAACCTTCACCCCAGAAAAGAACTTCACAGGTAAAGCTACAGGTGTTACAGTTCAACGCGAAGATAAGAACGGTACCCCAGTAACAGCTAAATACACACCAGTTGTTAAGAAAGCAACACCAACAGGAACAGATGCTGTAACTGAAGATATCCAAGGTTCAACTCAAACAGGTAAACCAACATTTGAAGGTGGAAAAGTTACTGTAAATGGTGAAGAAAAAACTGTTGAAATTGATGAAGATAAACCAGCTAAATTGGTAGATCCGAAAACAGGAGATCCAGTTGATTCAGTCACTATCGAAGGTGAAGGAACATACACAGTAGCTCCAGATGGAACAGTAACCTTCACCCCAGAAAAGAACTTCACAGGTAAAGCTACAGGTGTTACAGTTCAACGCGAAGATAAGAACGGCACACCAGTAACAGCTAAATACACTCCAGTTGTTAAGAAAGCAACCCCAACAGGAACAGACGCTGTAACAGAAGATGTTCAAGGTTCAACTCAAACAGGTAAACCAACATTTGAAGGTGGCAAAGTCACTGTAAATGGTGAAGAAAAAACTGTTGAAATCGATGAAGATAAACCAGCTAAATTGGTAGATCCTAAAACAGGAGATCCAGTTGACTCAGTAACTATCGAAGGTGAAGGAACATACACAGTAGCTCCTGACGGAACAGTAACCTTCACCCCAGAGAAGAACTTCACAGGTAAAGGAACAGGCGTAACTGTTCAACGTGAAGATAAGAACGGCACACCAGTTAAGGTTACTTACACACCAGTTGTAAAACCAGCAACACCAACAAGTTCAGATGTTATCACTACAAATGTTCAAGGTGCTACTCAATCAGGAACACCAACATTTGAAGGTGGAAAAGTAACAGTCAACGGTGAAGAAAAAACTGTAGAAATCGATGAAACTGTTAAACCAACATTTGATGATGGCACAACTGAGAAGAAAGTACCAGGTGAAGGAACATACACAATCGATGAGAACGGTACAGTAACCTTTACACCAGAGAAGAACTTCACAGGTCAAGCAACAGGTGTAACAGTGAAACGTGTTGACAAAAATGGAACACCAATCACAGCTAAGTACACTCCAGTAGTCGTTCCAGTAACTCCAACCTCAAAAGATTCTGAATCAGAAGGTCCTAAAGGACAAACTCAATCAGGAACACCAACATTTGAAGGTGGAAAAGTTACAATCAACGGTAAGGAAGTTCCAGTTGAAATCGATGAAACTGTAAAACCAACATTCGAAGATGGCACAACTGAGAAGAATGTACCGGGCGAAGGAACTTACACAATTGATGAAAATGGTAAAGTAACATTTACTCCAGAAAAAGACTTCGTAGGAAAAGCATCAGGTGTAACAGTTAAACGTGTAGATAAGAACGGTACACCAGTAACAGCTAAGTACACACCAACAGTTCGTCCTGATACTTCATTCGTTGATAAAGATGGTAACCCGCTTTCACCAACAGAAGATGGAACTAAACCAACTAAAGACATCCCAGGATACAAGATTGTTAAAACTGAGATCGACGAAAAAGGAAATACAAAACATATCTATGAAAAAGTTACGACATCATTCAAGGATAAAGAAGGAAACGAAATTCCAGGAAATCCAAGTGAAGATGGCGAACAACCTAAGAAAGATATTCCAGGTTACCGCTTCGTAGAAACTAAGAAACTTCCAAATGGAGATACAGAGCACGTCTACGAAAAAGTTAAGACATCATTCAAGGATAAAGAAGGAAATGAGATTCCAGGAAATCCAAGTGAAGATGGCGAACAACCTAAGAAAGATATCCCAGGTTACCGCTTCGTAGAGACTAAGAAACTTCCAAATGGAGATACAGAGCACGTCTACGAAAAAGTTAAGACATCATTCAAGGATAAAGAAGGAAACGAGATTCCAGGAAATCCAAGTGAAGATGGCGAACAACCTAAGAAAGATATTCCAGGTTACCGCTTCGTAGAAACTAAGAAACTTCCAAATGGAGATACAGAGCACGTCTACGAAAAAGTTAAGACATCATTCAAGGATAAAGAAGGAAATGAGATTCCAGGAAATCCAAGTGAAGATGGCGAACAACCTAAGAAAGATATTCCAGGTTACCGCTTCGTAGAAACTAAGAAACTTCCAAATGGAGATACAGAGCACGTCTACGAAAAAGTTAAGACATCATTCAAGGATAAAGAAGGAAATGAGATTCCAGGAAATCCAAGTGAAGATGGCGAACAACCTAAGAAAGATATCCCAGGCTACCGCTTCGTAGAAACTAAGAAACTTCCAAATGGAGATACAGAGCACGTCTACGAAAAAGTTAAGACATCATTCAAGGATAAAGAAGGAAACGAGATTCCAGGAAATCCAAGTGAAGATGGCGAACAACCTAAGAAAGATATCCCAGGCTACCGCTTCGTAGAAACTAAGAAACTTCCAAATGGAGATACAGAGCACGTCTACGAAAAAGTTAAGACATCATTCAAGGATAAAGAAGGAAATGAGATTCCAGGAAATCCAAGTGAAGATGGCGAACAACCTAAGAAAGATATTCCAGGTTACCGCTTCGTAGAAACTAAGAAACTTCCAAATGGAGATACAGAGCACGTCTACGAAAAAGTTAAGACATCATTCAAGGATAAAGAAGGAAATGAGATTCCAGGAAATCCAAGTGAAGATGGCGAACAACCTAAGAAAGATATCCCAGGTTACCGCTTCGTAGAGACTAAGAAACTTCCAAATGGCGATGTAGAACACGTTTATGAGAAAGTTAAGACAAGTCACAAGGATAAAGATGGTAAAGAAATTCCAAACTATCCAACAGAAGACGGTGAACAACCTAAGAAAGATATTCCAGGCTACCGCTTCGTAGAGACTAAGAAACTTCCAAATGGCGATGTAGAACACGTTTATGAGAAAGTTAAGACATCATTCAAGGATAAAGATGGAAATGAAATTCCAAACTATCCAACAGAAGACGGTGAACAACCTAAGAAAGATATCCCAGGCTACCGCTTCGTAGAGACTAAGAAACTTCCAAATGGTGACACAGTTCATGTTTATGAAAAAATCATTCCTTCTGTGAAACCAGAACCTGCGAAACCATCAAAACCAGCTCCAGCTAAATCAGCTAAGGAATTGCCTAATACTGGTACAGAAGATCACTCAAGCCTAGCAGCTCTTGGACTTCTTGGAGTATTGAGCGGATTTGGTCTTGTGGCACGCAAGAAAAAAGAAGACTAA